The DNA sequence GTTATTGGTTGTAATAATTTCGAAAAACTATTAATTTGATCTATTCCTGTGTAAAAATAGTTACTTTTTCATTTTAATGGTGCAAAATGTCCTGTTAAAGCATTTATAATAAAGAAAAACGTACAAAGTGAACCAAAGAAAATTATTGTTTTTGCAAAGTCTTTGATTTTATATTTGAATGGATATAAAATCATCAACGTAGATGAGATAATGACTAAATAACTATGTATTAAAATATAGTCTCAATAATGGTAATTATCTATGTATAAGGCAAAACTATATGTCTGTCCTTTTATATATTCTTTCCCAAATACTACACCATCAAAATCAGCTTGATATTTATTAGCAAAATCGGGGAGTGACATTGCTAAAATTGCACCAAAAATTGCAAAGAAAGCAATGTATTTAAAATATTCTATTTTGTTAAAAAATAAAATAAAACCAATGAATAAACACATTAAACGACAAAAATGTAATGGTAAAATTTCTCAACTTTTTGGAAAGTGATAAATAATTAAAATACTTGTTCTAAAAATCATAAAGATTATTGTTAACAACCCTGCTAATCTGATTAATAAAACCCTTCTCTTAGAATTTATATTACTTCGATTGTAATGGTTTTGTATTTTATCTCTAAATAATCATAAAAAAATCATTGTGAGAAATATTAAAGCAGTAAAAGTATAAAAAATTATTTTACTAATCCCACCAAAAGCATCACCCGTTAATTTAAAACCAGTTCATGAAAAAAACTGTTTTGTAAGTACCAGTATTCCTTTTCTAGCATAAATAAAAAGAAAGCATTAATTTACAAAAAATTAATGCTAGTTTGTTGCAGCTTCTCTTTCTGCTCTTCTTTTAGCTCTTGCTGCTTCTTTAGCTAATTTGTGTGATCTTTTGATAGCACGCGCTTTGTTTCTTTCTCTAATTTCTTTACGCATTTCGCCTCCTATTTTAGTGTTTTATATAGGAAATTTTACTATAAAATATATAAAATAAAAATATTTAATATAGTTTATAATTATAGAGAAAGTCAATAAGAATTAAGGAGAGAAATGGCAAAGCAAACTAGTCCTGAAATTAGCTACAAAATCATTAAAAATATTGCTGTTTTATCAGAATCAAGTAGTGGTTGAAAAAAAGAAGTTAATTTAGTGGAATGAAACGGTAATAAAGCTAAGTATGATATCAGAGACTGAAACTCTGACCGTTCGAAAATGGGAAAAGGTATAACTTTATCTGATGAAGAGGTTAAATCTTTGGTTGAAGTTTTAGAAAAAATAAAATAGTTAAATGTTTAATATCAGGAGCATGTCTTCTGATTTTATTTTAAAATTGATTAAAATTACAATATAGTAATTAATTAAAATAATAGCTAATTTATATGTTTATTGTATTAAAATACACATTATGCTTGTATAATTTTTATTATGATAAAAACTATACAAAAAAATTTTGGAGAGAATTTAAAACAACTTAGAATTTTAAAGAATTTTACACAAGAAGATTTAGCTAATATTTCCGGGATTGACCGCGCTCAAATTTCAAGAATTGAAAGAGGGTTTGTAAATGTTACTTTAGAAACAATTATAAAACTAAAAAATGCTTTAGAAGTTGATTTTTCTAAATTGATAAATACCGAACTAAGTTATAATGCAAAGCCTTTTGTAAAATGAGCTGGTGGTAAAACACAAATACTTCCTAAAATTAAAGAATTTTTACCAAAAGATTTTAATAATTATTATGAACCATTTGTAGGTGGTGGGGCTTTGTTTTTTGAATTAAAACCAAAAAATGCTTATATTAATGATTTTAATAATGATCTTATTTTAGCTTACAAATGTTTTTTGAATAAAATAGAATTTGACAATTTAAAAAAAGAACTAATAAAACATGAATTTAATCATAATGAAAACTATTTTTACCAAGTAAGAGAAATGGATAAATCAGAAAAGTTTAATGAACTGGAATCTTGAATCAAAGCAGCAAGAATGATTTATTTAAACAAATCATGTTTTAATGGGTTGTATAGAGTAAATTCAAAAGGTTTTTTCAATGTACCTTTTGGAAAGAAAGAGAAAATAAAAACTTTTGAAGAAGAAAATTTCAAAGCAATTAGACATCTTTTTAATAAGAATAATATAAAAATTACTAATTTAGATTTTGAAGAATCGGTTAAAGATGCTATGAAGGGTGATTTTGTTTACTTCGATCCTCCTTATGATATATTTCCAGATAAAAATGGTTTTGTTAACTATGACAAAAATGGTTTCGATAAGGAAAAACAAATAAGACTTAGGGACTGCGTCATAAATTTAACAAAAAAAGGTGTAAAAGTTATGGTTTCTAACCATAACACTGATTTTATTAGAGAAATCTATAAAGATTTCAAGATAAATGTTATCTACGCAAAAAGATCAATTAATTCAAGGGGAAGTGGACGAGGAGAAGTTCAGGAGGTTATAATCACTAATTATGAGGAATAAATGCCTAAATTAAAACCTTTTTATGAAAATGATAGTTTCATATTATATAAAAGTGATAATAAACTTAAGAGAATTTTTAATATTTGCTATAATCATATTGGTTCCTTTCTTATTTTTTTGCACTATAATTTTACTAAAAGGACCAAAAATATAAACAGTCATACAGCAATTGTTGTATGACTGTTCTTTTTTATGTTTTAATTATGAACTGATGAAAAAAATAAATCACAATAAGCAAATGAAAGATGTTTGATTGATTGGTTTACCTAAAAAATGAAAAACAATATGGTAAGCATCCTACACAAAAGCCCTTGGAACTTATGGAAAGAATTTTATTATGCTCCACAAGAGAAAATGACTTATTTTTAGATCCTTTTAATGGAAGTGGTACAACTGGTGTAGCATCAAAAAAATTAAATAGGAGATATATTGGTTTTGAAATAGAAACAGAATTTCTAAATATAACAATAGAAAGAGTTAAAAAATTAGTTTAAAAAGTCTTTATTTTGTCAATTATTATAATTATGTACAAATTATTTTGAGGTAAAAATATGAAAAACTATGAAGAATGATTTTCAAAATTTAAAGCAAATATTGCAAGTTATGATTTTTATGTAGACTTTAATAAAGTTTATAAAAATGCTTCAGAATTAAAAATAGAACTAAATATATTAAATTCTCTTGTTGGTTCAAAGAATATCGAACAAGATTTCATAAAAATTGTTGAAAAATATCCAGAAACACTTAAATGTATACCTATTCTTATAGCAAAGAGAGAAAAGACTCTTTTTTGCAATGATAAGGACAATAGTTTTAATTTTGATTTTAAAAACATGAATTACTCAATAAATGATTATGTTTTATTTATGCATAAAACTGGACTATTCGATTTAATTAAGAATAACATTGTAGGCAATTTATATGACTACGTTTTAGGAGTAGAAGTAGGTCTAGATTCTAATTCAAGAAAAAATAGAAGCGGAAAATTGATGGAAAATCTTGTTGAAGAACACATAAAAAATGCAGGTTTTGTTAAAAACAGTACATATTTTAAAGAAATGAAATTATCAGAATTAAAAACGAGAATTGGTAATAAACTTGTTGAATTACACAATTTAAAAGGTTTAATTAAAAAGTTTGATTACATTATTTTTGGGAAAGAAAATATATATTTATGCGAATGTAATTTTTATACTACAAACGGTTCTAAATTAAACGAAATAGCAAGAAGTTATAAAAGCTTATCACAAAAGATTAATAAAATTAATGGATTAAAGTTTGTGTGATTTACAGATGGTTTAGGTTGAAAAGAAAGTAAAAAAATCCTTAAGGAAACATTTGATGTTTTAGAAGATATTTACAATATTCATGAATTAGAAAATGGAATTATTAATAAAAAAATAAAATAAGTACTAAAACATACTAATACTTTTGTGTACTATATCCAAATTTTCTTTTATAATTTAAACATGTTTAATTTTTTAGAAGATAGAATGCAAAAAGCATTGCAAAAAATGTCAAAAAAGACAACAATCACTGAAGATGATTTAAAAGAAATTACTAGAGATATAAAAATGTCACTTCTAGAAGCTGACGTTAACTTAAAAATTGTAAAAGAATTTGTTAACAATGTTAAAGAAAAAACTATTCAATCGAATTTAATTGGTAAACTAAATCCATCTCAACAAATGATCAAAATAGTTCATGAAGAGTTAGTCAGAATTCTTGGTGGTAAGTTTATAGAACCGCAGATAAATAAAAAACCATACGTCATTATGATGGTCGGGCTTCAAGGAAGTGGTAAAACTACAGCTACAGCAAAAATTTCTTACTTTTTTAGAAAGAAAAAATTTGTAGAAAATCCTCTTTTAATAGCTGCAGACATTTATCGTCCTGCTGCAGTTGATCAGTTAGTAACATTGGCTAAGTCAATTCAAATGGATTTTTATGAAGAAGGTGTTAAAAATAGTCCATTAGATATTGTTAAAAACGGTTTAATAAAAGCAAGAGAAAACAAGAATGATTTAATTATTATTGATACAGCCGGACGTCTTTCAATCGACGAAAACTTAATGAATGAACTTTTTGAGATTAAAAAAGTTGCAAATCCTGATGAAATATTCTTTGTTGCAGATTCAATGTCAGGTCAAGATATTATTAATGTAGCCCAAACTTTCCATGAAAAATTAAAACTTACCGGTACAATCATTACTAAATTAGATTCTGATGCTAGAGGTGGAGCTGCTTTAAGTATTAGACAACTTCTTAATTTGCCAATCCGTTTCATTGGTACAGGTGAAAAAGTTGCTAACTTGGATTTATTTTATCCAGATAGAATGGCAGATAGAATCTTAGGTATGGGTGATGTTATGTCACTTATTGAAAAAGCTAGTGACGTAATTGATGAGAAAAAAGCCGCAAAAATGGTTAACAAAATGTTTTCTGGTAGCTTTACTTTAGATGATCTTTTAGACCAATTAAATCAAATGAAAAAACTTGGTAAATTCTCTAAATTACTAAAAATGTTGCCTGGAAATTTAAGTAGCAAGATTAATGAAGAAGAATTAGATAAAGCAGAAGAAAAAATGAGAATTTATGAAATTTTAATTAACTCAATGACTAAACAAGAAAGAAAAAACCCTAAACTTCTTAAATTAGCTTCACGTAAAGAAAGAATTATCAAAGGTAGCGGAAGAACAGCTCAGGAATTTAATAGACTGATGAACGAATATGACATGATGGTTAAAAAAATGAGTGAACTTGGTAAAACTATAGGAAGGGGAGGAAATCCTTTTGGTGGATTATTTTAGAAGGAAATTAATATGGAAATAACACAAGAATTGTTAAAAAAAATTAACTCTAAATATTCAAAATCTAAATCAAATAAAATTATCGAAAACACAATAGTAAAAAACGGAATTGATGCTTCGAGTATTAATCATCACACAATTAAAAAACATAATTTTATTTTTAATATAGAAACAGAAAAAGGTGAAATAACTAATCAAAAAAATAGTGGTAGATGTTGAATTTTTGCTTCCTTAAATATGGCTAGAGTAATAGTTATGAAAAAACTTAATATCGAAAATATTGAACTATCTCAAAATTATTTAGCCTTTTATGATAAATTAGAAAAAGCTAATACATTTCTTGAAAATATTGAACTAACTAAACATTTAGATATTTCGGATCATTTAGTACAACAATTTTTAGCTTCACCAACTCCTGATGGTGGATATTGAGAATACTTTCAAAGTTTAGTTACAAAGTATGGAGTTGTACCAAAAGAAGTTATGCCAGAAACTTTTCAATCTGAGAGAACTTTTGAATTGAATGATCATCTATTCTTAAGATTGAGAAAATATGCCAAATTAATTAGAGAAACTAGTTCAAAAGATAAAATAGAACAACTTAAAGAAGATTGCCTTAGTGAAATTTATGACATTCTTTGTAAATGTTTAGGTGTTCCACCTAAAAAATTTAATTTTGAATACAAAGATAAAGATAAAAAATATGAAAAAATTGAAAACATAACACCTAGCGAATTCTTTGAAAAATATGTAGGTAAAGAATTCACAGATAAAGTTGACATCATTCATGATCCTAGAAACATTTATAAACATGGTAGTGCTTTTGTATTAAAATATGCATATAGCGTTTTAAATAAAAATGAAGTTAAAATGATAAATGTGCCTTTACAAGAGTTAAAAAATGCAACAATAAATTCATTAAAAGATGGTAACCCTGTTTGATTTGGTTGTGACGTTGCTAAATATTCAAATTCTAAGCTAGGAATAATGGATACAGATTTATTTAACTACAATGATATTTTTTCAGATACTTCAGATTTTACAAAAGCCGATAGACTTCAATATCGCGAAAGTGGATTATCTCATGCTATGTCATTCGTTGGTGTTAATTTAGATAAAAAAGATAACGTAACAAACTGAATGGTTGAAAACTCATGAGGAAGCGATTCAGGTAAAAAAGGAATATTCTCTATGTCTGACAAATGATTTGACGAATTCAATTACTCGGTTATTGTTGATAAAAAATATATCAATGAATTATATTTAAAAACCGCTGAAAAAGAAATTGTTGAAATCGAACCATGAGATGTTTTATGTAAATTCAGCTAGAAGAACTTTGTTAAGTTCTTTTTTATTTTATTTAAGTTAACATACTTTCCAAGTTTAATCCAAAAATATCAATTTTCAATAAAAAACATAACTTTATTAACTTTTTGAAAAAATTACATAAGAATTTTAGTTAAATTAATGGTTTAAATATCAATAATAAAAAAGTCTTCAAAGGAATAAGATGTTGAAAAATTAAGGACATTATGCTACTAAATGGGAAAGTTAATAAAAAAAGTTGACATAGTCAACTTATAGTTAAAAAGTCTTCATTAAATCATCAATGTCTTCTCTAGTTATTTCGTTATTTTCTTTATATTTATCAATTCTTTTTAAATTAGTGTTAATGTTGTCTTCAAAAACGGTTATTTTGTCAGTTATATTAAAGAAGGATTGTACAGAAATCAAAAGAGTAACAACAACAGAAATAAAAGCTATACTAACAAAATAAATCATGGTTTGGTGAGGATACTCATTAAATCTTATCGAGTATAAATTTAAGATAATTATTATTGAGGAAATAACTAAAGTAAGAACACTTAGAAAAACAAAACAATATTTGCTTATTAAATATTTTCTTAATACTGATTTATATTTTTCGTGGTTATTTAATAATTCAGAACGTTTTTTTAATTTTGCTTTTCTCATTCTTTAATTTCCTCTCTTTCAAATTTTTCCTTGTTAGAAAGATAAAATATTCTTTTATACAGAATATAGTCTCTATCAACTTGCTTTTTATTTCCATAATAAAATTTCTTTTCATTGTAAATCATCATTTCCATATTTAATTTATTCAACAATGATTTTTTTTCAATAAATTTAGTGTTAACTAAAAAAAATGAAATGATACCTGAGAATAAACTTAGAATAGCGTTAATAATTGTTGTAGTTAATACGTAGTTAGAGTCTTGATTTAATCAACTATTATAAGGATTTATTGTATCTCCATAATATTTAGATGCCCCTGCAAGATAAATTATTGCTATTGTACCAACAATAAAAGTTGTAATAATTGTGATTGAATTTAGAAAGTAGTAAAAGAAACCATAAACTATTATTTGTTTTTTAGTTTTTGAAATCGTTCTTTTAGATTCTTTTAATGCATCAAACATTATTTTTTTCCTTTCTTCAATTGTTGTTTTACAACATCTGCTACAATTATTTTTCTTTTCTGGTTTGCATTTATTCATAAAATATCAATGAATTCACTTAATTCTTCATCAGAAATTAACCCAGATGAATGCTTTACATATAAATCTTTAATAGTCGTTAAGTACTTTTTGTATTCATTTGTTCTAGCATTATATTTATAAATTTCTATTATAATGGTTAAAATAAAACCAAAAATAATCATAATAGCTAAACACAGAATCAACACTAGAGAAGTTTTTTGATATCACTGAGATGAATTTTCTAGTTTAATAATGTTTAATATTTTAACTAAAGCAATAAAAGCTAAAACAACAGCTGTAATATTAAGTATTGCTATACTTAAACTTATAATTTTGTCTACTAATTTATATCTCTTTAACTTTTTTCTATCTTTATTAATTTTTTCATTTATCACATTCAAAATATTTTGCATATCTATATTTTATTAAATTTTTTATAAATAAAAATTGTAGTATAATTTTATTGCATATTGTTCGGAATGCAGTATGCAGCAAATTTTCGCTTAAATTATTCCAATTAACCATTGTTTATTGTTCATAATACAAAAAACATTATTTATATATTTTTTTCTTTAGTATAAAAACTTTTTATTCAATTCAAAATTATTTATATATTTCATGTCTATTATTTATAATTATTGTGTATAGCATAGTAAATCCATAGTTTACTCTCATATATATTTATTAAATAATAATGGAAAGCAACCGAGGTTGCTTTTCTTTTTTTATTCTCATAGAATTCAAACATCGAAATTTAACTTAAATAAAAAAAGAAAACTATAGTTTTCTATAGTTCCCTATAATGATTTAATTTCTTCAACTAATTGTTCATATGGTCTATAACCTAAAAAGTCTTTAACTCTTTCGCCATTTTTATAAACAAATGTAGCAGGAATTGATTGTACACCCATATCTAATGCATAATCTTTATCTTTATCAATATCAACTCTGTAAATTTCAATTCCGTCTTTTTCACTTAGTTCAATTAAAGAATTTTTATACATTCTACATGGAGCACATCATGTTGCATGAAAAACTAATAATTTTGTTCCATTTTTTAGTCCATCACCTAATTCTTGTCTAGTTGTTTCTTTTAACATAGTTACCTCTCTATTTTTATAAAAAGTTATTTTTTTACAATAAAAATTGATTAAAATATATTTTTTACTTTTTTATTATACTAAAAAAAATAGTTTTAAAAAGTTTTTATAAAAAAAGTCCAAAAGGACTTATTTATACGGAACCACATGAATGTGTGTGTGAAAAATGGTTTGTCCAGCTTTGGGACCAGTGTTAACTTGAATTCTGAAATCTGTTATACCATTTTTAATTAATCTATCATTAATTAATTTTCTCACAATTCTCATTGCGTAAATAAATTCTTCATCAGAGTTTTCAATTATATTTTTAGATTGACTTTTAGGAACCACCAAGAAATGTCCTGGTTGCTCAGGATATGCATCTAAAAATGCTATTACAACATCGTCTTCATAAATTATTGATGCAGGAATTTCTCTATCAATTATTTTTTTAAAAATATCCATAATTATTAAATGAAATCACTTCCTTTGAGAGTTTCCTTAAGAATTTCATAAATTGGTTCTAATCTATACCCAATTTTCTTAAATGAACTAATAGCTTTAGTTGTTATTGAAGTATCACTAAAACTTAACATAATCATTAATTCTGTCAATTTATCTTTGAAAATTGATTCATCAAATGAAAGAATTTTTTCAACTTTAGTCTTATCGTCTTCAACTTTTTCAATTTCTTTAACGGTTGGAATTATTTGTACAACATAAGCTGCTTTAAGTTTTTTTGATTCTTCATCATAAAGCGAAATCGATGTGCTTAATTTACCTTCATTATTTACTGAAACAATTTTTTTATCTGCATTGTTTGAATAGAAACCATCCACAACAGCATCTTTATTTTTTGCAATTAATTTACTGAATGTGTAATCTAAATTGTATTTAGAAGCATTATTAACAACAATTCCTTTATATCCACCAAATTCAGTAAGATATTTTCTATTTGGTAGAAGCATTTCGTTTTCTGAAACTCTGTAATTTAAGTCATATTTGTCAGCTAATAATTCTTTAAAATCATTTGTTGTATTAAGAATTTTATTTCTTGTAACAAAAATGTTTGATGTATTAGTTTCTTCATATTCTCAAACTTGATATGGTTTACTATCTATTATGTAACTGATTAAATTATAATAATTCAAGTCATACTTAGCTTTGTTTGTTTCAAAGTTAGAATCAAGTTTTTTTAATTCTTCTTCATTATTGATTGAGAAGTATTTTAATGTTAAGAGCGAATTGTTGATTGTTTTATTAATTTCTGTTTTACCGTTTTTATAAATTAATTCAAACACCTCAGCTCCAGGTTTAACAGTAGGAATATTAAAAGGAGCTAAAACTTTTTGTTCTTCGGCAGTTAATCAACCTTTTTTATTTCATTCTGAATACATTTTAACGAAGAAATTTGCATCTTTTGATAAATTATTCGATGCGTATATATCAAATGCTAATAGAGCTTCCTTATAAAACTTTGATTCTTTATTGTCTAAATAGTCAGAAAGTTTTTTTATTTCGTTATTTCCTTCACTATATAAGTCTAATAAAACTTTTTCAGTTCAGATTGATTCAGCAATACTTTTGATTTCATCACTTCTGAAATCATCATCTTGTTTAGTTTTTTCAGTGGAATTTTCTACTCTACCACAAGAAACAACACTTAAAGCAGGTAAAACAAGAAGTGATGTTGATAATAAATATTTTATTTTATTCATTATTTATTTTCTCCTTTATCTACGTTTAAGTAATCATTTAATTGATGATATAAAATTTCACCAAATTCTTTTTCAGATAAATTAGGCTTATCTGAGGTTTTATCATAATCAATGTATACTTTACCATTTACAAGAGAAATATTATAAACAGAGCCTTTATTTACCAATTCTTTTATTCAATCGTTAACTTTTGAATAAATATTTATTACTTCAGCTTGCTTATCACCATTTATTAAAATATTATTTGATACAAGAGTGTTTTTAATATCTTCATCAGTGAATTGTGTATTATTTGATGATAATCTTTTGTCTAATTTAAGGTATTCTTTAAAATTATTATCTTCTAACATTTTATTTAGGACTATATTTTTATTTTCTAACTCACTATTAATAATATTAAGTGAATTGAAATAAGGAGTTTTATCGTTTGCTACAGCATTTAAATCATATTTAACCAATTTCATTAAATGATCATAGTCAGTAACTTCATCAAATTTAAATATAGTTAAACCTTTTGAAGTTGGAATTAATTTAGCATTGTCCATCCCTTCAATTGAATAAACGATTGAATAGAAATTTTTATTATTGATACTTATTGATAACACTTTATTATAAAGTTCATTGATTTGTTGATTGAATTCTAAATCACTCATAGAAGTGATTTCACCTTCCATAATGCTTATTATTTCAGAAGCCTTATCAATAATTTTATTTTTAATAATGTTTTTTTCTTCTCTAGAACCATTTTTGTATTCTTCTGATTCTTTTAGTTCTTTAATTTCGTTTTTAAGATTTTCAATTCTTAATTCAGTTTTTTCAGCAAACTTAAATTCAAATAATGTGTTTAAATTAACAGAAGGTAATTTTGAATCTTTATTTTCAAAAATTTCTGTCATTGTACTTAATGCATAAGCCATATCTTTATTTTTAGCTAAAGTTAAATAATTTTGCACCCCTAAAGAACCTAGATTATTCTTTACTTCAGAGTCATCTATTGAAAGAAGTTTTAGATAATTTTCATAATTACTTTTAGCACTATTAGAAATAAGGTTATTTTCAAGAAGATAATATTCTAATTTATCAAATTTTTGAATTAAAGTGTAATTAGGAATTAATTCATCATTAATTAATGAGTTAATTAAAAATTGTAAATATTGTTGTTTATCAACTTTAAATGAACCTGTTACAGAATTTTCAAGAACACCTGGAATAGTAAATGTACTTACAACATAGTTTTTATTTAATTTATCAAATTCTTTAAAGTAATCTAAAATGGTGTCTCAATTTTCAGTTACAAAACTACTTGACTTTAATAGAGTTATCTTATTTGAGTTTTTATCAATGAAATAATTTTTTCCTTCAATGAATTGTGGGAAAACTTTTTCTCCTTTGTGGA is a window from the Mycoplasma anserisalpingitidis genome containing:
- a CDS encoding HinT-interacting membrane complex protein P80, with the translated sequence MAKKQKSFFEKLAEKNDKHLERTKPKIIKKRNTKAYVILGLLGVVVATSIAVPVTVNTVKVNYTPALSDSDKVLEFVKPDDSKTPINVEDILGKLEANKNTNSENTEKIYKEAIFYLYEQEVKASKEFQRLWNESLYAGDTERTDIALKSLDEVRKEQENKIKDLKRQIQAGYGFDNWEKQFNSVITSEEYGNATSEQEAVNYLIIKAIEKDALRKFTIESSINSYFKSQNDVNRVAMRDIYYVDENNNNVVDETTGKPKIMFHKGEKVFPQFIEGKNYFIDKNSNKITLLKSSSFVTENWDTILDYFKEFDKLNKNYVVSTFTIPGVLENSVTGSFKVDKQQYLQFLINSLINDELIPNYTLIQKFDKLEYYLLENNLISNSAKSNYENYLKLLSIDDSEVKNNLGSLGVQNYLTLAKNKDMAYALSTMTEIFENKDSKLPSVNLNTLFEFKFAEKTELRIENLKNEIKELKESEEYKNGSREEKNIIKNKIIDKASEIISIMEGEITSMSDLEFNQQINELYNKVLSISINNKNFYSIVYSIEGMDNAKLIPTSKGLTIFKFDEVTDYDHLMKLVKYDLNAVANDKTPYFNSLNIINSELENKNIVLNKMLEDNNFKEYLKLDKRLSSNNTQFTDEDIKNTLVSNNILINGDKQAEVINIYSKVNDWIKELVNKGSVYNISLVNGKVYIDYDKTSDKPNLSEKEFGEILYHQLNDYLNVDKGENK